TGGTTTAGGGGCCTGTTCACAATTTATTCCCGAAAGCGCGCCGAGATCCGTTTGCTGTGCTTGTCTCGCTTAATAGCGATCCGCTGGACATACACGCGCGTCGTCTTCGGGCTCTCATGGCCGAGCGCGTCCTGCGTCTCGATTATTGAGCCAGTTTCTTCTGAAACTATCCGCGCATAGGTGTGCCGCGTCTGGTGTAGGTGGATATGCCTCAAACCCGCCGCCTCAGCGTAGCGCTTCAGGTTCCTCACGAACGAGTGCGAGGTCAGCGCCTCGCCTGGCTTGCCCGCTAGATCGTGCCGTGTCCACAGCGGGGCATCGCTTCTGAGCGCGTGCAGGCGGTGACTCGCTGTGAGGTAGTCAATCAGCGCGGCTCGAAGATCCGGGTCGGCCACTTCCCTGCCGACGTAGGTGCCGCCTTTCACCCGCCCCGTCACCACCAGGCTGTCCTCTTTAAGTTCAATATCTTTGCCGCGCAGGCCGATGACTTCCGCGCGGCGCATCCCGGTCAGCAGATACCACAACAACAATGCCAGGTCGCGCTTGGCAATAATATTGCCGCCCTCAGCCTTTGCCGTGACGACGCGGACCAGCGCCCGCACCTGCTCGTCGTCGAGCGCCTTAGTGGCTTCGGTCTGGTAAGGCTTGGGCCGCTTGGGCCGCGCATACTGCACCGGGTTGGCGGCAACAGCTTGGCCCGGCGGCGCGTTCTTGATCGCCCAGCCGAAGAAGGAAGAGAGGAAAGAAACCCGGGTGTAGATGCTATTGGCTGAGAGCTTCTGCTGGCGCAGGTGGGACTGCCAGGCGAGGACATCCTGAGGCTCGACCTCTGCGGGGCGCTTGCCGGCGAAAGCGAAGAAGGCTTCGACGGCGCGGCGCTTGTCGCGGCGCAGGTCGTCGCGCCTGGGACTCTTGAGGACCGTGCTGCTGTCGGCCCAGAGCGCCACAATGCTTCTCAGCGCCTCGCGCCAGAGGCCTTCCTTCTGGCCAAGCAGGGCATTTTCCTCTTCCATAGAGCAGGATTATAGCATAGAGATTATGCTTACACAAATCACCCCTTTGTGTACGCATTGCATTTTTTTATAGAGTTTTGCTGTTTATACGAGTAATATCACACTGGTGTGAAACACTCCTTGTTCAGGGAGGCTTTTCCTCGATTATGCGAATCACCCGCAGGCGAAAGCGTCAGGCCGATCCGTTCGCTTCCCCCGACTGGGTGCGCTCCATCTTTGACCAGTTAAAAGCTCCCTTCCCTCTTTTATCTACTCTGAAGGAAAAGGATTTCATCAGGCTGGCGCGGGCCGTGCGCCACGTCGAGCGCTACTCGGCGACTGACACCCGGCGGGGTCGCCCTTCCCGCTAGCCGCGTGAAGACCTGGTTCGAGGGGGGCTGACGCTGGCAGAGATACTGCGGCGTGAAACATCCGGCAGAATATCGCTCGCAAGCTTCGTCGATCATTACCTGCGCCTGCTGGAGTTCACTGCTGACGTCCTCGAATCGCTTTCTAAAGGCGAAGTGAATCTGTTCGAAGCCGAGCAGCTCGCCAGGATTAAGCCGGGCCGCCTCGACCTGTCGCTGGCGGCGGCCAGACGCAAGCGTGCCGAGATCCTTTCGGCCCACCTCCGGAGCCGGGCCTCCAGCGAGCGGCTGCGCAGGAGGGTCAACGAGATGCTCGTGCCACCCAAACTGGCGGCTGTCCCCCTGGTCTCGGCAACCGACACGGTCGCTGGCTACGAACCGCTTGAAGATTTCGACCCGTACGACAGCACGCACCTGTTCTGGGAGGAGATCAAGCAACTCGGCTTCGCCTTCCGCGACATCCGGCGCGATGACCTGACCGACGAACTGATCGAGGAACTTTTGCGCGCCGCACAGCCTGTGTGGGCAGTCCTGACGAAGATCCAGAGGCGCAAGCAGGTCGAAACTATCAAGGTTAATATTTGACCAGTTTAGTGTCGCACCCTGTGGTACAAAGTTGTACCACAGGGGTATAAGGTTATACCTCCGTGGACATACTTAGATTTGCCTCATATAGCATTATCCTTCACCTCAGCAATATATTCTTGGCGACCGGAAGATCAAGACTTCGCTTAATAGTTTGAGTTGCGGGTTGTAGTTTAATAAAGGCAGGTTGCTACTTGGGCGCTCAACCGCAGGGCGTCAACGTAGATCTTCGTCGTAGCAATAATAACGAGGGGACCGGCGTTCGCCGGGCGCCAAAGGGGTGAAGTGCAGTTTAAATTCAGTCCCCTGCCTCGTCGCCGTGTTGAACACGTTCAGCCGTTCGACGATGCCGAGTTCTTCAAGCTGCTTTATGTTGATGGCGCACTGTTTTTTCTCAAGGCCCGTCAGCTTGGCCAGCTTCTCGTAAGATGTAAAAAAAGTCTCCGAGGC
The window above is part of the Blastocatellia bacterium genome. Proteins encoded here:
- a CDS encoding tyrosine-type recombinase/integrase, with the protein product MEEENALLGQKEGLWREALRSIVALWADSSTVLKSPRRDDLRRDKRRAVEAFFAFAGKRPAEVEPQDVLAWQSHLRQQKLSANSIYTRVSFLSSFFGWAIKNAPPGQAVAANPVQYARPKRPKPYQTEATKALDDEQVRALVRVVTAKAEGGNIIAKRDLALLLWYLLTGMRRAEVIGLRGKDIELKEDSLVVTGRVKGGTYVGREVADPDLRAALIDYLTASHRLHALRSDAPLWTRHDLAGKPGEALTSHSFVRNLKRYAEAAGLRHIHLHQTRHTYARIVSEETGSIIETQDALGHESPKTTRVYVQRIAIKRDKHSKRISARFRE